In a genomic window of Procambarus clarkii isolate CNS0578487 chromosome 12, FALCON_Pclarkii_2.0, whole genome shotgun sequence:
- the LOC123753010 gene encoding pre-mRNA-splicing factor 38-like produces MANRTIREARATHGTNPQYLVEKIIRTRIYDSRYWKEECFALSAELLVDKAIALRCIGGVHGANSIPTPFICLVLKMLQIQPETDIIIEFITQEDFKYARALGAFYLRLVCGSLNCYKYLEPLLNDFRKLHIIDRSDQFQFTHMDEYIDCLLRDECSCDIILPRIQKRPDS; encoded by the coding sequence ATGGCCAACCGCACGATCAGGGAAGCCCGGGCCACTCACGGCACAAACCCCCAGTATTTAGTTGAGAAAATTATAAGAACTAGGATATACGACTCTAGATACTGGAAAGAAGAATGCTTTGCCCTCTCGGCGGAATTACTAGTCGACAAAGCAATAGCCCTcaggtgtattggtggtgttcaCGGAGCCAACAGCATACCCACGCCATTCATATGTCTCGTGCTAAAGATGCTCCAGATCCAACCTGAGACTGACATAATTATAGAATTCATCACACAAGAGGATTTTAAGTATGCTCGTGCTTTGGGGGCATTTTACTTGAGACTTGTATGTGGATCACTGAATTGTTACAAGTACCTGGAACCTCTCCTTAATGACTTTAGGAAACTACACATTATTGACCGTTCCGACCAGTTCCAGTTTACTCACATGGATGAATATATTGATTGTTTATTAAGAGATGAATGTTCATGTGATATAATTTTACCGAGGATCCAAAAGAGACCTGATTCATGA